In a genomic window of Sporosarcina trichiuri:
- a CDS encoding arsenate reductase family protein yields MDVTYYGYPKCTTCKKAEKWLKENDISYAAANIAEEPPSAGELRQMVETSGLPLKKFFNTSGQKYRELGLKDKLPAMSEDEQLALLASEGMLIKRPLVTDGEKTTVGFAEQTFEDTWKS; encoded by the coding sequence ATGGACGTGACGTATTACGGATACCCGAAGTGCACGACATGTAAAAAGGCGGAGAAATGGCTGAAGGAGAACGACATTTCATATGCGGCTGCCAATATCGCGGAAGAGCCGCCATCCGCTGGTGAACTCAGGCAGATGGTGGAGACGTCGGGTCTGCCCCTCAAAAAGTTCTTCAATACGAGTGGCCAGAAGTACCGGGAACTCGGTCTGAAAGACAAACTCCCGGCAATGTCCGAGGATGAACAGCTGGCACTGCTTGCCTCAGAAGGCATGCTCATCAAGCGCCCGCTCGTGACGGACGGAGAGAAAACGACTGTCGGATTTGCGGAACAGACGTTTGAAGACACCTGGAAATCCTGA
- the gcvH gene encoding glycine cleavage system protein GcvH, whose translation MSTPQGLKYSEEHEWVKEEDGKYRIGITHFAQSELGDIVFVELPSVGDELKSDEPFGSVESVKTVSELYAPITGKVVEVNEDLEDSPELVNESPYEGAWMVVVEASKPEELDELMSAEDYDKMTVGE comes from the coding sequence ATGAGCACACCACAAGGTTTGAAGTACTCTGAAGAGCATGAATGGGTAAAAGAAGAAGACGGTAAATACCGGATCGGGATCACACATTTCGCACAATCCGAACTCGGCGATATCGTATTCGTGGAACTGCCGTCGGTCGGCGATGAATTGAAATCGGACGAGCCGTTCGGCAGCGTCGAATCCGTGAAGACAGTATCTGAACTGTATGCACCGATCACAGGCAAAGTCGTCGAAGTCAACGAAGACCTCGAAGACAGCCCGGAACTCGTCAACGAGTCTCCATACGAAGGCGCATGGATGGTCGTCGTGGAAGCGTCCAAGCCGGAAGAACTCGATGAGCTCATGTCGGCGGAAGACTACGACAAGATGACTGTCGGAGAATAA
- a CDS encoding thioredoxin family protein, with translation MEQWSYREWKEITEKEDLCAYYLYTPLCGTCAVASRILSVVTELKPDLVIGKADLNYQEQIAEDYQVESVPCLLIHRTGQPVEKVYAFRSVQNILEKLS, from the coding sequence ATGGAACAATGGTCATACCGTGAATGGAAAGAGATTACGGAAAAGGAGGACCTGTGTGCATACTACTTATACACGCCTCTTTGCGGCACATGCGCGGTCGCTTCCAGGATCCTCTCCGTCGTGACCGAACTGAAACCTGATCTTGTCATCGGGAAGGCCGACTTGAATTATCAAGAACAAATCGCAGAAGATTATCAGGTGGAGAGTGTGCCCTGCCTGCTCATCCATCGTACCGGGCAGCCGGTGGAGAAAGTCTATGCCTTCCGGTCCGTCCAGAATATCCTCGAAAAACTCAGTTGA
- a CDS encoding methionine ABC transporter ATP-binding protein, with product MIQLTNVNKRFGTAASGIKAVDDVTLTIEEGRIYGIIGYSGAGKSTLIRLLNGLERPTEGSVEVNGRLMSSIGGKELRTARQKVSMIFQHFNLLWSRTVKENITFPLEIAGVKKAERERKAAELIELVGLGGRENAYPSQLSGGQKQRVGIARALANDPEVLLCDEATSALDPETTDAILDLLTSINERLGLTIVLITHEMHVIRKICHEVAVMEQGRVVETGDVLEIFQAPKEAITKRFVSQVTEPEDAKKVMSLMREDHPDGTLVKLAFVGERTEQPVLASLIREFPIDVSILQGNISQTRGGAYGTLILQLTGEEAAIGKAIGYLNEQGVQTEVFGK from the coding sequence ATGATTCAACTAACGAATGTCAACAAGCGGTTCGGCACCGCGGCGTCTGGCATCAAAGCTGTCGATGACGTCACGCTGACGATCGAAGAAGGCCGTATTTACGGCATCATCGGATACAGCGGCGCCGGCAAGAGTACGCTGATCCGTCTGCTGAACGGATTGGAGCGGCCGACAGAGGGCTCTGTCGAAGTGAATGGCAGGCTCATGTCGTCGATCGGCGGAAAGGAACTGCGCACCGCCCGTCAGAAGGTGAGCATGATCTTCCAGCACTTCAATCTGCTCTGGTCACGCACCGTGAAAGAGAACATCACGTTCCCGCTCGAGATCGCCGGCGTCAAGAAAGCGGAGCGTGAACGGAAAGCGGCCGAGCTGATTGAGTTGGTCGGTCTCGGCGGAAGGGAGAATGCGTATCCGTCCCAGCTGTCGGGCGGCCAGAAACAGCGTGTCGGCATCGCCCGTGCACTTGCCAACGATCCGGAAGTCCTGCTGTGTGATGAAGCGACGTCCGCGTTGGATCCGGAGACGACAGATGCGATCCTCGATCTGCTGACGAGCATCAATGAGCGTCTCGGCCTGACAATCGTCCTGATCACACACGAAATGCACGTCATCCGCAAAATCTGCCATGAGGTGGCGGTGATGGAGCAGGGACGTGTCGTCGAAACAGGCGATGTGCTGGAAATCTTCCAGGCGCCGAAAGAGGCGATCACGAAACGGTTCGTGTCCCAGGTGACCGAGCCGGAAGACGCCAAGAAAGTCATGTCGCTCATGCGGGAGGATCATCCGGACGGCACACTCGTCAAGCTCGCGTTCGTCGGGGAACGGACCGAACAGCCGGTACTCGCCAGTCTGATCCGTGAATTCCCGATTGACGTCAGCATCCTGCAGGGCAACATTTCGCAGACACGCGGCGGCGCATATGGAACGCTGATCCTGCAGCTGACCGGTGAAGAAGCGGCCATCGGCAAAGCGATCGGATACTTAAATGAGCAGGGTGTCCAGACGGAGGTGTTCGGGAAATGA
- a CDS encoding methionine ABC transporter permease yields the protein MIETYLPNVDWAKMWEATAETLYMTSVSTVFTFVLGLALGILLFLTSPGHVWANRLVNLLTGSIVNIFRSIPFIILIILLIPFTKYLIGTIRGPMAAMPALIIGAAPFYGRMVLIALQEIDKGVLEAARSMGAKTSTIIFKVLLPESMPALISGITVTAIALVGYTAMAGIIGAGGLGTLAFLDGFQRSRTDVTLVSTVLILIVVFILQFAGDWAVKKLDKR from the coding sequence ATGATTGAAACGTATCTGCCTAACGTCGATTGGGCGAAAATGTGGGAAGCGACCGCCGAGACGCTCTATATGACGTCCGTTTCCACCGTCTTCACCTTCGTGCTCGGCCTTGCGCTCGGTATCCTATTATTCCTGACATCACCGGGTCATGTGTGGGCGAACCGCCTTGTGAACCTGCTCACAGGATCGATCGTCAATATTTTCCGCTCGATCCCGTTCATCATCCTGATCATCCTGCTGATTCCGTTCACGAAATACCTGATCGGGACGATCCGGGGGCCGATGGCGGCGATGCCGGCACTGATCATCGGTGCCGCGCCGTTCTACGGACGGATGGTGCTGATCGCTCTGCAGGAGATTGACAAAGGGGTGCTTGAAGCGGCCCGGTCAATGGGGGCGAAGACGTCCACCATCATCTTCAAAGTTCTGCTGCCTGAATCGATGCCCGCGCTCATCTCGGGCATCACGGTCACGGCGATTGCACTCGTCGGCTATACGGCGATGGCGGGCATCATCGGCGCAGGCGGACTCGGCACACTGGCCTTCCTGGACGGTTTCCAGAGGAGCCGCACCGACGTCACGCTCGTGTCCACGGTACTCATCCTCATCGTCGTCTTCATCCTCCAGTTCGCTGGGGACTGGGCAGTCAAAAAGCTCGACAAACGCTGA
- a CDS encoding MetQ/NlpA family ABC transporter substrate-binding protein, with translation MKKLLTGILLAVLVLALAACGTKDDKNGSAGGSDEESKTIKVGASNVPHAEILEEAKPLLKEKGYDLEIETYQDYVLPNKDLESGDLDANYFQHIPYLETQIADNGYDFKNAGGIHIEPIGVYSKKYKSLDELPDGATILISNSVADHGRVLAMLEAQGLIKLKDGIDKTKAEVKDITDNPKNLKFEADYEAALLPQMYESEEGDAVLINSNYAIDAGLNPLEDAIALEDSDSPYVNIIAVRSGDEDKESVKALVDVLTSKEIQDFILDKWKGSVVPVEK, from the coding sequence ATGAAAAAACTGTTGACAGGTATTTTACTCGCTGTGCTCGTTCTGGCACTGGCGGCTTGCGGTACGAAAGATGATAAGAACGGCAGCGCAGGCGGTTCAGACGAAGAATCAAAAACAATCAAAGTCGGGGCATCCAACGTGCCTCACGCTGAAATCCTTGAAGAAGCGAAACCGCTGCTAAAAGAGAAAGGGTACGATCTTGAAATCGAGACATACCAGGACTACGTGCTTCCGAACAAAGATCTGGAGTCAGGGGACCTGGATGCGAACTACTTCCAGCACATTCCGTATTTGGAGACACAGATTGCGGACAACGGCTATGATTTCAAGAATGCCGGCGGTATCCATATCGAACCGATCGGTGTCTATTCGAAGAAATACAAGTCCCTCGATGAACTGCCGGACGGTGCGACCATCCTGATCAGCAACTCGGTCGCAGACCACGGACGCGTCCTTGCAATGCTTGAAGCACAAGGACTCATCAAACTGAAAGACGGTATCGACAAGACAAAAGCCGAAGTGAAAGATATCACGGACAATCCGAAGAACCTCAAGTTCGAAGCGGACTACGAAGCGGCCCTGCTTCCGCAAATGTATGAAAGCGAAGAAGGCGATGCAGTCCTCATCAATTCGAACTATGCGATCGATGCAGGCCTGAACCCGCTGGAAGACGCGATTGCACTTGAAGATTCCGATTCGCCGTATGTCAATATCATCGCCGTCCGTTCGGGGGACGAAGACAAAGAATCTGTCAAAGCACTCGTCGATGTCCTGACATCGAAAGAGATCCAGGACTTCATCCTCGACAAATGGAAGGGCTCCGTTGTTCCAGTGGAAAAATAA